The proteins below come from a single Desulfitobacterium metallireducens DSM 15288 genomic window:
- a CDS encoding DUF1540 domain-containing protein — MPGRVDKLKTHLQGIKCVVNTCHYWGQDHCFAQEIEVQAPNASTTEMTDCATFIPNGSLS; from the coding sequence ATGCCAGGACGAGTCGATAAACTCAAAACACACTTGCAAGGTATTAAATGCGTCGTGAATACCTGCCATTACTGGGGACAGGATCATTGTTTCGCACAAGAAATCGAAGTTCAAGCCCCTAATGCTTCAACAACAGAAATGACGGACTGTGCAACTTTTATTCCCAATGGTAGCTTATCTTAA
- a CDS encoding THUMP domain-containing class I SAM-dependent RNA methyltransferase: MSKLELIATSAFGIESIVARELKNLGYDEAKVENGKVTFSADELGICRTNLWLRSSERVLLKMGEFSATTFEELFQQTKALPWENWLPIDAEFPVEGKSIKSKLFSVSDCQAIVKKAIVERLKEVYGISWFQETGARYKVEVALLKDVATLTIDTSGPGLHKRGYRRLAGQAPLKETLAAAMIQLSYWKADRALIDPFCGTGTIPIEAAMIAQNRAPGLKREFISEKWSNIPEKTWQQAREEAHDLYHPDLDLHIYGSDIDPSALQLARAHAEDAGLTDKIFFQKLPVSEVRSRFQYGHLITNPPYGERLGELEDVKKLYQDLGHIFKALPTWSLHVITSLKKPEDLIGRPWDKSRKLYNGRIECHYFQFFGPKPLRKPRPDPLTTIETQSEENADS, encoded by the coding sequence TTGTCAAAACTCGAGTTAATAGCAACGTCCGCCTTCGGAATTGAATCCATCGTTGCCCGTGAGTTAAAGAATCTCGGCTATGATGAAGCCAAGGTTGAAAACGGGAAAGTCACGTTTTCCGCCGATGAGTTAGGCATCTGCCGCACAAATCTGTGGTTACGTTCCTCAGAGCGTGTGCTCTTAAAAATGGGAGAATTTTCAGCGACAACATTTGAAGAACTCTTCCAACAAACAAAAGCTCTTCCCTGGGAGAATTGGCTCCCAATCGATGCCGAATTCCCTGTTGAAGGAAAATCAATTAAGTCAAAACTCTTTAGTGTCTCTGACTGCCAGGCGATTGTTAAAAAAGCCATTGTTGAGCGCTTAAAAGAAGTCTATGGTATTAGTTGGTTCCAAGAAACAGGCGCTCGCTATAAAGTTGAAGTCGCTCTTCTCAAAGATGTTGCAACGTTAACCATTGACACTTCAGGACCTGGTCTACATAAAAGAGGTTATCGTAGATTAGCCGGTCAAGCCCCTTTGAAAGAGACCTTAGCAGCTGCCATGATCCAGCTTAGCTATTGGAAGGCAGACCGGGCCTTAATCGATCCCTTTTGTGGGACAGGCACGATTCCTATCGAAGCAGCCATGATCGCTCAAAACCGGGCACCTGGCCTGAAGCGAGAGTTCATTTCCGAAAAATGGAGTAACATCCCAGAAAAAACGTGGCAACAAGCCCGAGAAGAAGCACACGACCTTTATCATCCGGATCTCGACTTACATATCTATGGTTCCGATATTGACCCCAGTGCTTTACAGCTCGCGCGTGCTCATGCGGAAGACGCTGGTTTAACAGATAAAATCTTCTTTCAAAAATTACCCGTTTCCGAAGTTCGTTCTCGCTTCCAATATGGCCATTTAATCACGAATCCTCCCTACGGCGAACGTCTCGGTGAATTAGAAGACGTTAAAAAACTATACCAAGACTTAGGGCATATCTTCAAAGCCCTGCCCACGTGGTCTCTTCATGTGATCACTTCCCTTAAGAAGCCTGAAGATTTGATCGGGAGGCCTTGGGATAAAAGTCGTAAACTTTATAATGGTCGTATCGAATGTCATTATTTCCAATTCTTTGGACCGAAACCTCTCCGCAAGCCAAGACCTGATCCCCTCACAACCATCGAAACACAGTCAGAAGAAAACGCAGACTCATAA
- a CDS encoding aspartate kinase, whose amino-acid sequence MLTVEKIGGTSMTEFQDVLQNIIGKPGDPDFRFGRVFVVSAYAGVTNLLLEDKKTKAPGVYQYFVQGGDYEKPLDELLNHLLKINERLVDLGLDYEGSKDFLIERISKTKSYLSSMGEIIASGYVERESIFSAARELLSSIGEAHSAFNSVNILQNQGISAKLVDLTGFSDSRQLTISERIEQSFNNVDPFKGIVIATGYTKGREGIMRQFARGYSEITFSKIATQLHADEAIIHKEYHLSSADPKVVGVDKAVPVGHTNYDVADQLADVGMEAIHPNAAKPLELAGINLRLKNTFQPQHPGTLISKGYVGPEAKIEIIAGSDKVVIIEIHDASMVGQTGFDFEIMKTFNKYDVSYIMKATNANSISLVIWEKDMSNELISELEERYETVSVKQVAIVCVIGSNIALPNILARAASILARNKININCVSQSLRQVNMQFVIDRDKYTQAIIELNEELCLK is encoded by the coding sequence TTGCTAACGGTAGAAAAAATCGGTGGAACATCAATGACAGAATTTCAGGATGTATTACAAAATATTATCGGAAAACCGGGGGATCCCGATTTCCGTTTTGGTCGAGTATTTGTAGTCTCAGCTTATGCTGGGGTAACAAATCTACTACTCGAGGACAAAAAGACTAAGGCTCCGGGTGTGTATCAATATTTCGTTCAAGGCGGAGATTATGAGAAACCTCTAGATGAATTACTCAATCATCTTCTAAAGATTAATGAACGATTAGTAGATTTAGGGCTAGATTACGAGGGTTCTAAAGACTTTTTGATCGAGAGAATATCTAAAACAAAATCATATCTCAGTAGCATGGGAGAAATCATTGCTTCTGGATATGTCGAAAGAGAAAGTATCTTCTCAGCAGCTCGTGAGTTGCTTTCTTCGATAGGGGAAGCTCATTCCGCATTTAACTCTGTCAATATATTGCAAAATCAAGGGATCTCTGCGAAGTTAGTGGATCTTACGGGTTTTAGCGATTCTAGGCAGCTTACGATTAGCGAACGGATTGAGCAATCCTTTAATAATGTTGATCCGTTTAAAGGAATTGTTATTGCAACCGGCTATACAAAAGGTCGCGAGGGAATTATGCGTCAATTTGCTCGCGGCTATTCGGAAATTACATTTTCAAAGATTGCGACCCAGCTACATGCAGATGAAGCCATCATTCATAAGGAATATCATTTATCTTCCGCAGATCCCAAAGTTGTCGGTGTGGATAAAGCCGTTCCAGTGGGACATACGAATTATGATGTGGCAGATCAATTAGCTGATGTCGGTATGGAGGCAATTCATCCTAATGCGGCTAAACCTTTAGAATTAGCAGGGATTAATTTACGCTTAAAAAACACGTTCCAACCACAACATCCAGGAACTTTGATCTCCAAAGGTTATGTTGGTCCTGAAGCTAAAATCGAAATCATTGCCGGATCGGATAAGGTTGTTATTATCGAAATTCATGATGCATCCATGGTAGGGCAGACGGGCTTTGATTTTGAGATTATGAAAACCTTTAATAAGTATGATGTTAGTTATATTATGAAGGCGACGAACGCGAATAGTATTTCCCTTGTTATTTGGGAAAAGGATATGAGCAATGAACTGATTTCTGAACTCGAGGAGAGGTATGAGACCGTATCGGTTAAACAAGTGGCAATTGTTTGTGTGATTGGTTCAAATATTGCCTTACCGAACATTCTTGCGCGTGCGGCTTCGATTTTAGCGAGAAATAAAATTAACATTAACTGTGTGTCTCAATCCTTACGTCAGGTTAACATGCAGTTTGTTATCGACCGAGATAAATATACTCAAGCGATCATTGAGTTGAATGAAGAATTGTGTCTTAAGTAG
- a CDS encoding VOC family protein, with protein sequence MNDWLIPYINFNGNCEEAVNFYQKILGGEVQILHFKDAPPTPEFPVQEHLKDLVLHAELRKEGHVIRFSDTFTGVPFTPGNTISFSLEFDTTEETKTVYEALSEGGQIEMVLQQTFFSPLYGKFVDKFGVHWQVSCKAHSAK encoded by the coding sequence ATGAACGATTGGTTAATCCCCTACATAAACTTTAACGGAAATTGTGAGGAAGCCGTAAATTTTTATCAAAAAATCCTCGGTGGAGAAGTACAGATTCTCCATTTTAAAGATGCTCCCCCTACTCCTGAGTTTCCAGTACAAGAACATCTCAAAGATCTTGTCCTTCATGCCGAACTAAGAAAAGAAGGTCATGTCATCCGTTTCTCTGACACCTTCACCGGCGTTCCCTTTACCCCAGGAAATACGATTTCTTTTTCTTTAGAGTTCGACACAACCGAAGAAACCAAAACTGTATATGAAGCTTTATCCGAAGGCGGGCAAATTGAAATGGTGCTTCAGCAAACCTTTTTTAGCCCACTTTATGGAAAATTCGTCGATAAATTTGGAGTACATTGGCAAGTTAGTTGTAAAGCTCATTCAGCTAAATAA
- a CDS encoding DNA-3-methyladenine glycosylase family protein: MPFFEYGQKEMECLKRKDKRLGEAIEKIGMIQREILPDPFTALISSVVSQQISNKAAATVWSRLTTLLGSITPECIAQVDQSAIQGCGMSVRKAGYIKGIADAAMNGTVDFANLHTFQDEEIIKKLSSLHGVGIWTAEMLLIFSLSRPDVVSYRDLAICRGMMNLYGLKDLSKEKFERYRKRYSPYGSIASLYLWQLSLD, translated from the coding sequence ATGCCTTTTTTTGAATATGGACAAAAAGAAATGGAATGCTTAAAACGCAAAGATAAGAGGTTGGGCGAAGCAATTGAAAAGATCGGCATGATCCAGCGAGAGATCTTACCCGATCCATTTACGGCACTCATTTCAAGTGTAGTTAGTCAGCAAATTTCGAATAAAGCAGCCGCGACCGTCTGGAGTCGATTAACGACACTGCTTGGGAGTATTACACCAGAATGTATTGCTCAGGTAGACCAATCCGCAATTCAAGGGTGTGGAATGTCTGTCAGAAAAGCGGGCTACATCAAAGGAATCGCCGATGCGGCTATGAACGGGACAGTTGATTTTGCGAATCTGCATACGTTTCAAGATGAAGAGATTATTAAAAAGTTATCTTCACTTCATGGAGTTGGTATTTGGACTGCCGAAATGTTGCTTATTTTTTCCTTGAGTCGTCCTGATGTGGTCAGCTATAGAGATTTGGCAATATGTCGGGGGATGATGAACTTATACGGGCTCAAAGATCTTTCTAAAGAAAAGTTTGAGCGCTATCGAAAACGGTACTCTCCTTATGGGTCGATAGCTTCCTTATATCTCTGGCAACTTTCTTTAGACTAA
- a CDS encoding LysM peptidoglycan-binding domain-containing protein yields the protein MTYIVKPDDSLFTIAQRFNISLNSLILANPQITDPDQIFPGQMLTLPMSKPNCPLLRQGNRGPAVKRFQTLLWVARFNPGPIDGIFGPRTQAALLVFQSSQKELEITGVVDEETWVAVGAECEPRPDITRYTVRPGESLYIIAIRFNISVESILSVNPEITNPNAIYAGQIINIPKS from the coding sequence ATGACCTATATTGTAAAACCCGATGATTCCTTATTTACAATTGCTCAAAGGTTTAATATCTCCTTAAATTCTCTCATCTTAGCTAATCCGCAAATTACAGATCCAGATCAGATTTTTCCTGGACAGATGCTGACTCTCCCCATGAGTAAACCCAATTGTCCTCTTTTACGCCAAGGCAACCGGGGTCCTGCTGTCAAGCGCTTCCAAACCCTTCTTTGGGTGGCTCGCTTTAATCCCGGTCCTATTGATGGTATTTTTGGACCACGGACTCAAGCAGCTCTACTCGTCTTTCAGAGCAGTCAAAAAGAACTGGAGATAACAGGGGTCGTCGATGAAGAGACTTGGGTTGCTGTCGGTGCAGAATGTGAACCCCGCCCTGACATCACGCGTTATACAGTAAGACCCGGTGAATCTTTATACATCATTGCTATACGCTTTAATATATCAGTGGAAAGTATTTTAAGTGTCAATCCAGAGATTACTAATCCTAATGCGATTTACGCTGGTCAGATTATCAACATTCCAAAAAGTTAG
- a CDS encoding DUF6765 family protein: MKRDAHYYALLAFCRACGFSKESAQVIAYASQFVDDAKINLIYLDPENLNVQHDLVDHQPAFFNMATCHSYFRIETFNYEAMVNNTVAFHFVPGLKGENFTKRLRCTEESPIIMDIIKEVLLEDDLIKLGMVLHIYVDTFSHQGFSGIASKVNAIKNCEAHNIKSLGLFDRTLKILKQLTQDRYEIYFDKITPAYGHAQALDYPDLPYLKWTYEYDYSDEFNGSYKKVVIDNKDRYQRAFKGIQNLLETYLEQHQHYRDETFTFKNRELLMDALVNKAHDKDRIKNWQNVLVEQGLLNEEDHDLLSYEDDRWLKEAFDNYDRKVFDNRVVQEGRLADDFENSNWYGFLTAVKWYKEKFFDTCVKNQMVIPN, from the coding sequence ATGAAAAGAGATGCACATTACTATGCTTTGTTAGCCTTTTGCCGCGCTTGTGGATTTAGTAAAGAGAGTGCTCAGGTTATCGCTTATGCGTCGCAGTTCGTCGATGATGCGAAGATTAATCTAATCTATTTAGATCCTGAAAATTTAAACGTTCAGCACGACTTAGTGGATCACCAGCCTGCCTTTTTTAATATGGCCACGTGCCATTCTTACTTTCGGATAGAAACGTTTAATTATGAGGCAATGGTTAATAACACAGTTGCCTTTCATTTTGTTCCTGGTCTCAAAGGTGAGAACTTTACAAAAAGGCTTCGGTGTACGGAAGAATCTCCGATCATAATGGATATTATTAAAGAAGTCCTTCTCGAGGATGACCTGATTAAACTCGGGATGGTCTTGCATATCTATGTCGATACATTTTCCCATCAAGGGTTTAGTGGAATTGCTAGCAAAGTTAACGCCATCAAGAATTGTGAAGCGCATAATATAAAATCTTTAGGGCTATTTGATAGGACCCTAAAGATTTTAAAGCAATTGACCCAGGACAGATATGAGATTTATTTTGATAAGATTACGCCGGCTTATGGACATGCTCAAGCTCTGGATTATCCAGATCTGCCCTATCTGAAGTGGACTTATGAGTATGACTATAGCGATGAATTCAATGGATCCTATAAAAAGGTTGTAATTGATAATAAAGATCGATATCAACGGGCTTTCAAGGGTATTCAAAACCTTTTGGAGACCTACTTAGAACAACATCAACATTACCGGGATGAGACATTCACGTTTAAAAATAGAGAACTCCTGATGGATGCACTTGTTAATAAAGCTCACGATAAAGATCGAATCAAGAATTGGCAAAACGTTTTAGTGGAACAGGGGTTATTGAATGAGGAGGATCATGATTTACTCAGCTATGAAGATGACCGGTGGCTGAAAGAAGCATTTGATAATTATGACCGTAAAGTTTTTGATAATCGTGTCGTGCAAGAGGGTCGATTAGCAGATGACTTTGAGAATTCAAACTGGTATGGTTTTTTAACTGCGGTTAAATGGTATAAAGAAAAGTTTTTTGACACCTGTGTAAAAAATCAAATGGTGATTCCTAACTAA
- a CDS encoding DUF4474 domain-containing protein: protein MSTGNEELDKAIELAGYSYDSIQDIFYSTMDPWQRDVGYCRLYDEAAAPLGMIIDCEPIYFDYQGKKWMISFWKGQYDMVTGGEIGIYIATREITLQGLFSGTFYQAASNEHCLPMSYTLNKNGKPLFTREGKHWWLTGFKLGEFSEPLELTMDIRISLNDVQMRNAFITGLLNAGYSYADLDVSGNAVALTFDIPHTPQPMTRTRETDKLIQRKNLLLCEQYQALTDPYDTVPKKIKALEGLSPDMYKKVINIGKTKKMYEMYTSIVIIGTFLLSRLAGGIDKTKQLLR, encoded by the coding sequence ATGTCCACTGGAAATGAAGAACTTGATAAAGCCATTGAACTTGCAGGTTATTCCTACGATTCAATTCAAGATATCTTTTATTCAACAATGGATCCTTGGCAAAGAGATGTTGGATATTGCCGCCTATATGACGAAGCCGCTGCGCCCTTAGGGATGATTATCGATTGTGAACCGATCTACTTTGACTACCAGGGTAAAAAATGGATGATCTCTTTTTGGAAAGGCCAATATGATATGGTCACCGGTGGAGAGATAGGGATCTATATTGCCACTCGCGAAATCACGTTGCAAGGCCTATTTTCAGGTACGTTTTATCAAGCGGCGAGTAATGAGCATTGTTTACCCATGTCTTATACCTTAAATAAGAATGGCAAACCTCTCTTTACACGTGAGGGAAAACATTGGTGGCTTACTGGTTTTAAACTTGGAGAATTTTCTGAGCCCTTAGAATTAACTATGGACATCCGAATCTCCTTGAACGATGTACAAATGCGTAATGCTTTTATAACGGGATTGCTGAACGCTGGCTATTCCTATGCAGATCTCGATGTTTCAGGAAATGCAGTTGCTCTGACCTTTGATATCCCCCACACCCCACAACCGATGACACGTACACGTGAAACGGATAAGCTCATTCAAAGAAAAAACCTACTTTTATGTGAGCAATATCAAGCACTAACTGATCCGTATGACACGGTGCCCAAAAAAATAAAGGCCCTTGAAGGCCTTTCACCTGACATGTATAAGAAAGTGATAAACATTGGGAAAACGAAGAAAATGTATGAAATGTATACGTCGATTGTCATCATTGGAACGTTTCTTTTGTCACGCTTAGCGGGAGGGATCGATAAAACAAAGCAATTACTCCGCTAA
- the thpR gene encoding RNA 2',3'-cyclic phosphodiesterase: MRLFIGIDLPANLKKELLSFQSELKERGIKGSWKDRENFHITLEFLGEIEPNTLPILTETLSQVAKNHQSFRLNVGGVGAFPAWKRPHTVWTSVGGELRELNKLRDELHHELAQKGFILEDRSFKPHLTLISRPELDHLDLASVQTKLLGEFLVREVVLFESKVIRGKRIYTHLFEESLKELAE, translated from the coding sequence ATGCGCTTATTTATCGGAATTGATCTACCCGCGAATCTAAAAAAAGAACTCTTGTCCTTTCAATCAGAGCTAAAAGAACGAGGAATTAAGGGGTCCTGGAAAGATCGAGAAAACTTTCATATCACTTTAGAATTCTTAGGTGAAATTGAACCAAATACTCTACCTATACTTACCGAGACATTGTCCCAAGTAGCTAAAAATCATCAATCCTTTCGCTTAAATGTGGGTGGGGTGGGGGCATTTCCAGCGTGGAAAAGGCCTCATACGGTGTGGACCTCTGTAGGCGGAGAATTAAGGGAGCTAAACAAACTAAGGGACGAGCTCCACCACGAACTCGCCCAAAAAGGATTTATATTGGAGGACAGATCATTTAAGCCTCATTTAACGCTCATTTCTCGTCCAGAACTCGATCATTTGGATTTAGCTTCCGTTCAAACGAAGCTCCTGGGTGAGTTTCTTGTTAGGGAGGTTGTTTTATTTGAGAGCAAGGTCATCCGTGGAAAAAGAATTTACACCCACTTATTTGAAGAAAGTCTGAAAGAATTAGCGGAGTAA
- a CDS encoding EamA family transporter, with protein MFMYVFSILLIIASNVVYNIVQKSTPAKANPFLTLLITYLTAAVITLIMFLFNRTGKGLLASLKELNWTSIVLGLAIVGLEFGYLLAYRAGWKISVGSLVANIALALILIPIGVLFYKEGFGLNKILGALFCIIGLVLINK; from the coding sequence ATGTTCATGTATGTATTTTCTATCCTACTTATTATTGCCTCAAATGTCGTATATAACATCGTCCAGAAATCAACTCCAGCAAAAGCAAATCCTTTTTTAACGTTACTCATTACCTATCTGACGGCAGCGGTTATTACGTTGATTATGTTCTTATTCAATAGGACGGGTAAAGGACTCCTTGCTTCTTTAAAAGAATTGAATTGGACAAGCATTGTACTGGGGCTCGCGATCGTCGGTCTAGAATTTGGATACTTATTAGCATACAGAGCAGGCTGGAAGATCAGTGTCGGATCTTTAGTAGCCAATATTGCGCTTGCGCTTATCCTTATTCCCATTGGAGTCCTGTTCTACAAAGAAGGATTCGGGTTAAATAAGATTCTGGGTGCCCTTTTTTGTATTATCGGGTTAGTCCTCATAAACAAATAA
- a CDS encoding DMT family transporter: MNSKLRLVIAMLIFGSIGVLVKNIDLSSSEIALLRGMIGSIFLIGVSIFIKQKPSLNQIKENIVLLLLSGAAIGFNWILLFQSYKYTTISNATLSYYFAPVFVMLLAPFILKEKLTSIKVGCIITAMIGLFLILNTGESHSVGGAYNHVVGVLYGLSAAVLYASVILMNKFIKNLSGFETTVIQLIIAALVLLPYVLIKDPMDLSAITLHSWIYILILGIFHTGIAYFLYFTSFKELKGQTIAVLSYIDPISAVIIAAIFLGESMNFIQILGGILILGSTFLSESLEAKNKRCIDL; the protein is encoded by the coding sequence ATGAATAGCAAATTACGATTAGTAATCGCTATGCTCATCTTCGGAAGCATTGGCGTTCTTGTAAAAAATATCGATCTGTCCTCGAGTGAAATCGCGTTATTAAGAGGAATGATCGGAAGCATATTTTTAATTGGTGTGAGTATTTTCATCAAGCAAAAACCTTCTTTGAACCAGATTAAAGAAAATATTGTTCTTCTCCTCTTATCTGGTGCTGCAATTGGTTTTAACTGGATCTTATTGTTCCAATCGTATAAGTATACAACGATATCTAATGCAACCTTAAGTTATTACTTTGCGCCAGTATTTGTGATGCTTCTAGCGCCTTTTATCCTTAAGGAGAAGCTAACCTCCATTAAAGTCGGTTGTATTATTACGGCCATGATTGGCTTATTTCTCATCCTTAATACTGGGGAAAGCCACTCAGTTGGCGGCGCTTACAATCATGTCGTTGGAGTATTATATGGCCTTTCAGCTGCAGTACTTTACGCCAGTGTCATCTTAATGAATAAATTTATCAAAAATCTGTCTGGTTTTGAGACGACCGTTATTCAATTAATAATCGCTGCCTTAGTCCTTCTCCCCTATGTTTTGATTAAAGATCCAATGGATCTTTCAGCGATAACCTTACATTCATGGATCTATATCCTTATCCTTGGTATTTTTCATACAGGGATTGCTTATTTTCTATACTTTACTTCGTTCAAAGAATTAAAAGGTCAAACCATCGCTGTTTTAAGCTATATTGACCCTATTTCAGCAGTGATTATTGCCGCAATATTCCTTGGAGAGAGCATGAACTTTATTCAAATCCTAGGAGGAATTCTTATCCTGGGTTCCACTTTTTTGAGTGAGAGTCTAGAGGCAAAAAATAAAAGGTGCATAGATTTGTGA
- a CDS encoding ABC transporter permease: MNAFIYGVALQWKLDFRNKGVLLTYYVVPLVFFAFMGGIFSSINPAANDTLIQSMTVFGVTMGAILGAPAPLVELYGSEIKKAFTVGGIPLWVASINNFISAFVHLFIMSLMIFIVAPIAFEAKMPVHLALYFFSLAIFIIVSLAVGTVLGLFIKNTSRLTMASQFIFLPSIMLSGIMFPVNMLPKVLENVGRVFPATWGFKLMTSEIFNAKLLIPLAFILLASTCISGYKLSKIGLE; the protein is encoded by the coding sequence ATGAATGCGTTTATATATGGAGTAGCCTTGCAGTGGAAACTTGACTTTAGGAATAAAGGCGTACTGCTCACCTATTATGTTGTACCGCTTGTATTCTTTGCTTTTATGGGCGGAATCTTTTCATCGATTAACCCTGCTGCTAATGATACACTAATCCAATCGATGACGGTATTTGGAGTGACAATGGGAGCAATTCTAGGCGCACCCGCACCACTGGTCGAGTTGTATGGCAGTGAAATAAAAAAGGCCTTCACGGTAGGGGGTATCCCTTTATGGGTAGCATCAATTAACAACTTTATCTCCGCATTTGTTCATCTTTTTATTATGAGCCTTATGATATTTATTGTAGCGCCAATCGCCTTTGAGGCAAAAATGCCTGTACATTTAGCTCTTTATTTCTTCTCACTTGCAATTTTTATTATTGTCAGCTTGGCAGTCGGAACGGTACTCGGACTATTTATTAAAAACACATCAAGGCTTACCATGGCATCACAGTTTATATTTTTACCCTCAATTATGCTGTCTGGCATTATGTTTCCAGTAAATATGCTACCTAAAGTACTTGAAAATGTAGGCCGAGTATTCCCAGCTACATGGGGTTTTAAGCTTATGACAAGTGAAATTTTTAATGCCAAACTTCTTATACCACTCGCGTTTATCTTATTGGCTTCAACGTGTATTAGTGGGTATAAACTATCGAAAATTGGTTTAGAGTAA
- a CDS encoding ABC transporter ATP-binding protein has product MSVALQIANLIKSYGANTVIKDISFAVNRGEIFALLGTNGAGKTTTLECIEGIRKYDSGKITVNGTVGVQLQSSSLPTNIKGLEAYLLFCKWNKAHVNFELFDALGLTQLKNVQYKEMSTGQKRRLHLALALISNPDLVFLDEPTAGLDVEGRVSLHTQIRKLKEQGKTIIIASHDMAEVESLCDRIAILKDGKIAFEGTTTELTSEMGKQCRIQIKTERPIQDADFEQGYSVFTTKNIGDTLLELLEICKQTQNTVLDVKIERATLEHRFMDIAMEGKA; this is encoded by the coding sequence ATGAGCGTAGCCCTTCAAATCGCCAATTTAATAAAAAGCTATGGAGCCAATACTGTCATCAAAGACATTTCGTTTGCAGTAAATCGTGGTGAAATCTTTGCCTTGCTCGGTACAAATGGAGCAGGAAAAACCACCACCCTTGAATGTATTGAGGGTATTCGAAAATATGATAGCGGAAAGATTACAGTAAACGGAACTGTTGGTGTGCAACTTCAATCTTCATCACTCCCAACAAATATCAAAGGATTAGAGGCTTATCTCTTGTTTTGCAAGTGGAATAAAGCACATGTAAATTTCGAACTGTTTGATGCTTTAGGACTGACACAGCTTAAAAATGTACAATACAAAGAAATGTCTACAGGGCAAAAAAGAAGGTTACATCTAGCTCTTGCACTGATAAGTAATCCCGATCTCGTCTTTCTGGATGAGCCGACTGCCGGACTTGATGTAGAGGGGAGGGTATCTCTCCATACGCAGATTCGAAAATTGAAAGAACAAGGTAAAACCATAATTATCGCAAGTCACGATATGGCAGAAGTAGAAAGTCTCTGTGATAGAATTGCAATTCTTAAAGATGGCAAAATTGCATTTGAAGGTACAACAACCGAACTGACTAGTGAAATGGGAAAGCAATGCAGAATTCAGATCAAAACTGAAAGACCTATTCAAGACGCTGACTTCGAACAAGGATATTCGGTATTTACGACTAAAAATATTGGGGATACCTTACTTGAATTGCTTGAAATCTGCAAGCAAACACAAAACACAGTTTTAGATGTGAAAATTGAAAGAGCTACACTCGAACACCGATTTATGGATATCGCCATGGAGGGTAAAGCATGA
- a CDS encoding bleomycin resistance protein produces the protein MFKLNALIPELTVLDINKSLNFYLNILQFNIEYERREERFAMLSLNDSQIMIEERNGNWETGSLTYPFGRGINLQIAVNDIDELYKNVIINDYPVKIEIEENWYRADDKLLGLKEFLIMDPDGYLLRFAQDIGEAEL, from the coding sequence ATGTTTAAACTTAATGCGTTAATACCCGAATTAACTGTTTTAGATATAAACAAGAGTCTTAACTTTTACTTAAATATCCTTCAATTTAATATAGAATATGAGCGAAGAGAGGAAAGATTTGCTATGCTGTCACTAAACGATTCTCAAATTATGATTGAAGAGAGAAATGGTAATTGGGAGACTGGAAGTTTAACGTATCCATTTGGAAGAGGAATTAATCTGCAAATAGCAGTGAATGACATTGATGAATTGTACAAAAATGTAATAATAAACGACTATCCCGTTAAAATTGAAATAGAAGAGAATTGGTATAGAGCGGATGATAAATTATTAGGTCTGAAAGAATTCTTAATCATGGATCCAGATGGATACTTATTAAGATTTGCTCAGGATATAGGAGAAGCGGAATTATGA